In a single window of the Terriglobales bacterium genome:
- a CDS encoding cytochrome C oxidase subunit IV family protein → MSGHIVSRRIYYGIFAALMMLTLLTVWIAFQDVDTHFWGLHVALNPVIALAIATTKALLVILYFMHVRYSSKLTKVTVLAGFFWLGILLIMTMGDYISRSWIKLP, encoded by the coding sequence GTGTCCGGACACATCGTTTCCCGACGAATCTACTACGGCATATTCGCCGCGCTGATGATGCTCACCCTGCTCACCGTCTGGATCGCCTTCCAAGACGTGGATACGCACTTCTGGGGCCTGCACGTCGCTCTCAATCCGGTGATCGCGCTGGCCATCGCCACCACCAAGGCGCTGCTGGTCATCCTCTACTTCATGCACGTGCGCTACAGCAGCAAGCTCACCAAGGTGACTGTGCTGGCGGGATTCTTCTGGCTCGGCATCCTGCTGATCATGACCATGGGCGACTACATCAGCCGCTCCTGGATCAAACTGCCCTGA